The Miscanthus floridulus cultivar M001 chromosome 7, ASM1932011v1, whole genome shotgun sequence genome includes a region encoding these proteins:
- the LOC136462392 gene encoding uncharacterized protein: METISCCPICNIQVLTVELEWHANSHFDDDQLQRDMELAHQMAIAESSTNTMNDPKRYSGSLTSDSNTLGATSSHSGYSRHHSELLEEQISCLVRAQIQSEVQEVEGGIMSLLRSCLESEDGPSTSMISCYIDHHQSLSSEDKGWGCGWRNIQMLSSHLLKQRPEAREVLFGGSGFVPDIPSLQRWLEIAWDKNFDTIGSSHFHNEVYGAKKWIGAAECATLFRSFGLRARIVDFDSTESSDLQSKNGSRAASQVRGPMDKFLVKNNSPKSSSELCREDAESMRGQQALVDWVWNYFASGRSDRLATQRVTVSNKTPLYFQHQGHSRTIVGIQKKMGHRGFQEQYTLLILDPGHRTADLERSLRSKKGWQRLVKRGVHTLRKPQYQLCYVDPGIANSEEMEQLKIIAGILVRF, translated from the exons ATGGAGACGATCTCATGCTGTCCCATCTGCAATATACAAGTTCTCACGGTTGAGCTGGAATG GCATGCCAATAGCCACTTTGATGATGATCAACTCCAAAGGGACATGGAATTAGCACATCAGATGGCAATTGCTGAATCAAGTACAAATACCATG aaTGACCCAAAACGTTATAGTGGATCACTCACTAGTGACTCTAATACTCTAGGGGCCACATCGAGTCATAGTGGATACTCGCGCCATCACAGTGAGCTATTGGAGGAACAAATCTCTTGCTTGGTCAGAGCACAAATTCAAAGCGAAGTTCAAGAAGTTGAAGGCGGTATTATGAGCTTGTTGAGGAGCTGCTTGGAGTCAGAAGATGGTCCCTCGACAAGTATGATATCATGCTATATTGACCATCATCAGAGTCTTTCATCAGAAGATAAGGGGTGGGGATGTGGATGGAGAAATATTCAGATGCTGAGCTCTCATCTATTGAAGCAAAGGCCAGAAGCTAGAGAAGTATTATTTGGTGGTTCTGGATTTGTTCCTGACATCCCTTCACTCCAGAGGTGGCTTGAGATTGCTTGGGACAAAAATTTTGATACGATTGGCTCCAGCCACTTTCATAACGAAGTTTATGGTGCCAAGAAGTGGATAGGGGCTGCAGAATGTGCTACCCTCTTCCGCTCGTTTGGCCTCCGTGCAAGGATTGTAGATTTTGATAGCACAGAATCATCTGACCTCCAAAGTAAGAATGGAAGCCGTGCAGCGAGTCAAGTACGAGGGCCTATGGACAAGTTCTTAGTAAAGAATAACTCTCCAAAATCATCGTCTGAACTTTGTCGAGAGGATGCTGAAAGTATGAGAGGCCAACAGGCCCTTGTTGACTGGGTTTGGAACTACTTTGCCAGTGGGCGCTCTGATAGATTAGCCACACAGCGTGTCACTGTCAGCAATAAAAC TCCACTGTATTTTCAACATCAAGGTCATTCAAGGACAATAGTTGGGATTCAAAAGAAAATGGGTCATCGTGGATTTCAAGAACAATACACCCTTTTGATTTTAGATCCTGGCCAT AGAACTGCAGATCTTGAAAGGTCTCTAAGAAGCAAAAAAGGATGGCAGCGTCTGGTGAAGAGAGGTGTCCACACGCTCAGGAAGCCACAGTATCAG TTGTGTTATGTGGATCCTGGAATTGCTAATTCAGAAGAGATGGAGCAACTGAAGATTATTGCTGGTATACTAGTCAGGTTTTAG